The Bacillus spongiae genome has a window encoding:
- a CDS encoding HAMP domain-containing sensor histidine kinase yields MKLRTLLIIANGSSFLLLFVFLIISYDQMFIDDDIILLLTGITLGAGLLSSAVYWFITSPLFKSVQQMTAEAERMAKGEFDIKVTEAGPEEIKKLANNFNHMSQQINDMFQEMKQSEQFKSQLIANVSHDLRTPLSSIHSFVAALNDDIIEDAETRKRYYDTILAETEKLSFLIEEVLQLSQLENKKVPFQPVLTSIDQLVVETLQQFERKLAEKEIEIKVEFDDRISMVAIMPLQIKRVMTNFIQNAISFSPEKTNIMVTVKKQNNNFYFSVSDEGKGVPVEEQDSIFQRFYRVEKSRSKQYGGSGLGLSISKEIIELHHGQIGVQSDGFSGSKFWFEVPISNSEKEEEIH; encoded by the coding sequence ATGAAGCTTAGAACATTATTAATCATTGCGAATGGTAGCTCCTTTTTGTTACTCTTTGTTTTTCTTATCATTTCTTATGATCAAATGTTTATCGATGATGATATTATATTGCTCCTTACAGGAATTACGCTGGGAGCTGGCTTATTGTCTTCTGCCGTTTATTGGTTTATTACTTCCCCGCTTTTTAAATCAGTCCAGCAGATGACGGCTGAGGCAGAACGAATGGCCAAAGGGGAGTTTGACATTAAGGTGACGGAGGCAGGGCCTGAGGAAATAAAGAAACTTGCCAATAATTTCAATCATATGTCACAGCAAATAAATGATATGTTTCAGGAGATGAAACAATCTGAACAGTTTAAGAGTCAGTTAATCGCGAATGTGTCACATGACTTAAGAACTCCCTTATCCTCAATACATTCGTTCGTTGCAGCGTTAAATGACGATATTATTGAAGATGCTGAAACGAGGAAGCGCTATTACGATACGATATTAGCTGAAACAGAAAAGCTTAGTTTTCTTATTGAAGAAGTTCTACAGCTTTCGCAGCTCGAAAATAAAAAAGTTCCATTTCAACCGGTTTTGACGTCAATAGACCAGCTTGTAGTGGAAACGCTGCAGCAATTTGAACGAAAGTTAGCTGAAAAGGAAATAGAAATTAAGGTTGAATTCGATGATCGCATTTCAATGGTGGCAATCATGCCATTACAAATTAAACGGGTGATGACGAATTTTATTCAAAATGCCATTTCTTTCTCTCCTGAAAAAACAAATATTATGGTGACGGTGAAAAAACAGAACAATAATTTTTATTTTTCTGTTTCGGATGAAGGGAAAGGTGTGCCGGTCGAAGAACAGGACTCTATTTTTCAACGTTTCTATCGGGTGGAAAAATCACGTAGTAAGCAATACGGTGGTTCTGGATTAGGGTTATCCATTAGTAAAGAGATTATTGAATTGCATCACGGTCAGATAGGTGTACAAAGTGATGGGTTTAGTGGAAGTAAGTTTTGGTTTGAAGTTCCTATTTCAAACAGTGAGAAGGAGGAGGAAATACATTGA
- a CDS encoding response regulator transcription factor, with amino-acid sequence MKQKVLLVDDEENILDVCARYLVRENYEVETATNGEDGFKKFQDFQPDLVVLDIMMPIMNGWQVAELIRQEQETPIIMLTALGQEQDRIYGLTIGADDYITKPFSPRELLLRIKNVLRRTYSNHQKADQENIIRSNELMIDRSKRQVTVSGHEIELTVKEFDLLALLAEHPSQVFSKSQLIDKLWGYEYNGDANTINVHVRRLREKIEADPSHPQFIKTVWGIGYKFEGTHHHEA; translated from the coding sequence ATGAAACAAAAGGTGCTACTAGTCGATGATGAAGAAAATATACTTGATGTTTGTGCTCGATATCTTGTGAGAGAAAACTACGAGGTCGAAACGGCAACAAATGGTGAGGATGGATTTAAAAAATTTCAAGATTTTCAGCCTGACCTTGTCGTACTCGATATTATGATGCCAATTATGAATGGCTGGCAGGTAGCTGAATTGATTCGCCAGGAGCAGGAAACCCCGATTATTATGCTAACGGCGCTCGGTCAAGAGCAAGATCGTATTTATGGCTTAACGATTGGTGCAGATGACTATATTACCAAGCCGTTTAGTCCGCGTGAATTACTACTACGAATTAAAAATGTTTTACGTCGTACGTATTCAAATCATCAAAAAGCGGATCAGGAGAACATCATTCGATCAAACGAATTAATGATTGATCGTAGTAAACGACAAGTGACGGTATCTGGGCATGAAATTGAGTTGACTGTAAAAGAATTCGATCTGTTAGCACTACTTGCTGAGCACCCATCTCAAGTATTTTCAAAATCTCAGCTAATTGATAAGCTATGGGGCTATGAATATAACGGGGATGCCAATACAATTAATGTTCATGTACGTAGGCTACGTGAAAAGATTGAAGCGGACCCTTCTCACCCTCAGTTTATTAAGACGGTTTGGGGAATTGGTTATAAATTTGAAGGAACTCACCATCATGAAGCTTAG
- a CDS encoding DM13 domain-containing protein: MKKWIIAVGTIVVLGMGWYLVSPLFIDKVVDEAPIVAGSSSEKSDEMKDDMKGEEMKDDMKDEEMKDDMKGEEMKDDMKDEEMKDDMKGEEMKDDMKDEEMKDDMKDEEMKDDMANVFKGTFKDADSSHKASGDVKVENGYVRLENFEVTNGPDLRVYLVKEGQETKDGISLGKLKGNIGNQNYELPEGTKLMEGMQIVIWCKQFDVDFGYAELNKGE; the protein is encoded by the coding sequence ATGAAAAAATGGATTATTGCAGTAGGTACAATAGTAGTGTTAGGGATGGGATGGTATTTGGTTTCGCCGTTGTTTATTGATAAAGTGGTCGATGAAGCCCCGATAGTAGCAGGTAGTAGTTCAGAAAAGTCTGATGAAATGAAGGACGATATGAAAGGCGAAGAAATGAAAGATGATATGAAAGACGAAGAAATGAAAGATGATATGAAAGGCGAAGAAATGAAAGATGATATGAAAGACGAAGAAATGAAAGATGATATGAAAGGCGAAGAAATGAAAGATGATATGAAAGACGAAGAGATGAAAGATGATATGAAAGATGAAGAAATGAAAGATGATATGGCAAACGTGTTCAAGGGAACGTTTAAGGATGCTGACTCTTCTCACAAGGCATCAGGTGATGTGAAGGTGGAAAATGGTTACGTTCGTTTAGAGAACTTCGAAGTGACAAATGGCCCAGATTTACGTGTATACTTGGTAAAAGAAGGTCAAGAAACAAAAGACGGCATATCACTTGGTAAATTGAAAGGGAATATAGGAAATCAAAACTATGAGCTTCCAGAAGGAACAAAATTAATGGAAGGAATGCAAATTGTGATTTGGTGTAAACAATTTGATGTAGATTTTGGATATGCTGAGCTAAATAAAGGAGAGTAA